Sequence from the Klebsiella quasivariicola genome:
CAAAAAAAACTCCGGCAAAGCGAAGAGCGTCGTCGTCTTATCGAGGAGGGGATTCTGCGTGAAGATGAGGAGATCTCCCCGCGTGCAGCACGTGAGCGCTGGTACCGTCAAAAAACTCTCGATGCACTGAGGTTCCGTCGGCAGCGTGGCGCCGAGCGTAAACGAGCTAACCGCCTGGCCAGATATTCTCGTGAGCGCCAGATTCACGAAATGTCGCTTCATATCCTGAAGACAATGCCGGCAGACGAGGCTTACTGGTGTACAACGGAGCGGCTGCAGCAGCTGGCCATTCAGAACCTGTATCAGCTGGAGCTGGCCCTGGCTCCGCCGTCCTGACGGATATCATTTAGCTATTTTTTCTATGCCCCTGCCCGGGGCTTTTGGCGTTTGTCCGGATTCATGAAATTGCCTGGTTTTTATCCATCTGACGTTCCGGCCGTCGGACCATCGCTGGTTTGAGCACGTATACCCTGTGACGTTCGCACCAGGTTTTCACTTATCCACAAAAAACCGCAAATGAATAAACAGGGAATTTAGCAAAAGGGAAACAGCAAACCTGCAAAACAGTCTTACCCCCCCTTTTTTAATCCCCTGCATTGCAAGCAGCAGGGAGATCTTTTGTCTTTGCCCGCTCTGTGAATAACTCAGTGAGGCCTTCGCTTACAGCGGCCGCAGGCGTCCGCGTCGCTCAGATAAAAGTAGCGCCCATCGCTTCGCGACGGGCCCAGACCGGATAACCACATTAGTTACAGCATTCAAATGGAAAATCATCATAAAACCGGCGCCGGTTTGACAGCCAGGTGCCCCTCCCCACCACTGAAAAGCGCCGCCGCCCCCGGCCGAAGGCCGGGGAACACCATCGCTTTAGAATGGCGGATGTTGTAACTAGATCTTGTCATTGCTGTGGGTGGTGTTGCTTTTCGTTCTGGCGTACACGCTCGTAAGCGGCCCTAACGGCCCGCTAACGCGGAGATACGCCCCGACTGCGGCTATCGCCTTGTCGTGACCACTCCGACCGCGCACAGCAGCTTCTGTATCGTTTTTAGCGGGTTTGTTCTGGGCTTAGCAGTGTGGGGGATTATTACGGCTGAAGCCGTAATGCTTTTTTCGTCCTCGCTTCGCTGCGGGGGTCTCCGGCGCATGGCGCCTCCCATGCGCTGACGCGCATCAAAAACCCGTCCCCTGCGCCACTTGTGTCTGACGCACGCGAGAGTCCGCTGCGGCAAAAAAACAAGAAGAGAGCTAGACGAAGGTCGCTCAGCTCCCCGTAATTTTTTATATACTCACCACGGGGACATTAGATCTGCTTTTGCCAAAAAAACGGCTAGTTTTTTCTGGATTTACCCAAACCAAAGGCACCGGCATTCACTATAAACGAGGCCTTTCTGATCGGCGTATCGATATCAAATATGGGGTTTTCAGCACGCCTTCTTTCAAAGTACTTATTTCTCTCCGATTCATTTTTAAAAGCGCTACCTGTCCTTGCAATCCTCTCCTGAATAAGCATCTTTTCATGCTCAGCCTTTTTGGTTGAGTTGGCCTTAGCGAGATTCTTTTCAAGGGATTTCGTATGCTTTTTTATATGCTTTCTCAACCTAGCTTTATGGCCAAATGAGAGTTTACATATCGGACAAGTGAATAATTCTTCCATAAGCTTCATGAGTGTAAGGGGAAGGTTATATTTACCATAGCATTCCTTGTCCGAACTGCCATGCGATGGTCCACCGGGGCAATGAGGCAAAGCCGTTGTCTGTGGAAGCACTACGCGGCATGATGAGCGTCGCCAGTTGCACACCGGCAAAGACGTGAAACACTTTTAACCGGAGCCAGTCATGCGCGTTGCCGAAAGCATCATCCTCGATGCCCTCACTCGCGGAGGATGCATCAAAACCTTTTACCGCATATCCTCACGGCAGGCTGCTGAATCGGCCACGCGGATACCTGAGGGGTATATTCTGGAGTCGCCCGGCGAGCGGGAAGATATTGTGCTCTCGCGCGCGGACTTTCATGCGCTGGAGAAGCTGCTGGAGCAGAAGGAAACCTGGGAGCAGGTGGTCGGTGTGACCTGTTTTGGTGGGGCAACATGGCAGCTGAGACCGACTGTACAGAGCTGAACAACTGAGATTTAAGACCTGGGAATCAGTAAGACTGAAGGGAGGTATCTGTTATGACGCTGACAGAAAAAACAGGCCATCTGGCATGGTGTGCACTGGTCGCGCTGGCACTGGCCAGACAGGAGCAGGGAGAACTCTCTCCCGCACAGGAAAATCTCTTTCTCACCCGCTGGCTCGCGGCAGCACTGAAGCAACGGCGATTCTCGCGCGATGTGGCACAGGATATCGGGTGGTTACTGAATCAGGGGCGTTTGCTGGGTGTGAGAGCTAAGCTGGCCGACAAACTGGGCTATGTCTGGCGCTCCTGCAGCGGCGAGTTGACTGAACAGAACGACATGTTCCGCCTGACGTATGCGCTGGAAACAGCGAAAGACATGGGCTGGAATTACCGCGTAATGAGCGACAGAGAATGGGCCGGACGATATGCTTTGGTACTCAATCCTGGAGTAAACGGTGTTTATCTCTTACGGACAAACCTTGATGCCGCTTTTGACGACAATGGCCAACAGACAAATCCGCTGACAGTACGTCTGACAGGGAACGTAACTGGGATAATGAAACTGTTAAATCGCTGTGGCTGGCAGGCTGAGCCTGAGTCTGATGCCTCCCTGCCCCACCAGTTTTCACTGATGGCCCGGCAGGGAGTGCCAGGAAAGGGGGATTAGTGGCGGATTTGTGCCAGGTCATCTTCAGTCAGACCGGTCATTTTCATGACAGTATTGCGGTCAATGCCGTTCTGCAGCATGGTACGGGCAATTTTCGGCACTG
This genomic interval carries:
- a CDS encoding C2H2-type zinc finger protein, which gives rise to MEELFTCPICKLSFGHKARLRKHIKKHTKSLEKNLAKANSTKKAEHEKMLIQERIARTGSAFKNESERNKYFERRRAENPIFDIDTPIRKASFIVNAGAFGLGKSRKN
- a CDS encoding DUF2913 family protein — translated: MTLTEKTGHLAWCALVALALARQEQGELSPAQENLFLTRWLAAALKQRRFSRDVAQDIGWLLNQGRLLGVRAKLADKLGYVWRSCSGELTEQNDMFRLTYALETAKDMGWNYRVMSDREWAGRYALVLNPGVNGVYLLRTNLDAAFDDNGQQTNPLTVRLTGNVTGIMKLLNRCGWQAEPESDASLPHQFSLMARQGVPGKGD